The following coding sequences lie in one Candidatus Eremiobacterota bacterium genomic window:
- a CDS encoding beta-lactamase family protein has product MWRCFGSLVAAVWLSAAASGATPDAGLRASIQRDLDQYLSSRSKIEHISAISLSISLHGQTENIDFTAGRVRYGDDASVSPENLWQIGSNTKAFTATAILQLEAEGKLTIDQTVGRWLPQYPAWKNVTIRRLLDMTSGIPGYDNVPAMLAAYAKNPQRHFAPAELIAYVYPANNPQAPKPTIGYAYSNTNYILAQLIIERATGQSYASEIERRFLHSKIGLTSTYYSDAEYGSDVLARMVSGYFYNHDADDAPLAPLLGKDVSADSVSWMQGAGGIVSTPEDVTRWARALYSGPMLAPKQRTELLSIVSTRNGRPIGTTSPGDPRGFGLGVAQMTMPRIGTVWFYEGETLGFRMLHVYLPRQDAVIAFGLNSQPDSKEDHSGKLMMSIYESLHAAGEL; this is encoded by the coding sequence GTGTGGCGATGCTTTGGCTCTCTCGTCGCCGCAGTGTGGCTGAGCGCTGCGGCATCGGGTGCGACGCCGGATGCGGGTCTGCGGGCTTCGATCCAGCGCGATCTCGATCAGTATTTGAGTTCGCGCTCGAAGATCGAGCACATTTCGGCAATTTCGCTGAGCATCAGCCTGCACGGACAAACCGAGAACATCGATTTCACCGCGGGCCGCGTCCGATACGGCGACGATGCTTCGGTTTCGCCGGAGAATCTCTGGCAAATCGGCAGCAACACGAAGGCGTTTACGGCTACGGCAATTCTTCAGCTCGAAGCTGAAGGGAAACTAACGATCGATCAAACCGTCGGGCGGTGGCTGCCGCAATATCCGGCGTGGAAGAATGTCACCATTCGCCGGCTGCTCGACATGACGAGCGGCATCCCCGGTTACGACAACGTTCCGGCGATGCTGGCCGCATATGCCAAGAATCCGCAACGCCATTTCGCTCCCGCGGAGCTCATCGCATACGTCTACCCCGCCAACAACCCGCAGGCGCCCAAGCCCACGATCGGCTACGCCTATTCCAATACGAATTACATTCTCGCTCAGCTCATCATCGAGCGCGCGACGGGGCAGAGTTACGCGAGTGAGATCGAACGAAGATTCTTGCATTCGAAAATTGGCTTGACGAGCACCTATTATTCGGACGCAGAATACGGCAGCGACGTGCTCGCTCGTATGGTTTCGGGCTATTTTTACAATCACGACGCGGACGACGCGCCGCTCGCGCCGCTGCTGGGCAAAGACGTGAGCGCCGACAGCGTCTCGTGGATGCAAGGCGCCGGCGGTATCGTCTCGACGCCCGAAGATGTCACGCGTTGGGCGCGCGCTCTCTACTCCGGCCCGATGCTCGCGCCCAAGCAACGCACCGAGCTTCTTAGCATCGTTTCAACAAGAAATGGCAGACCGATCGGCACGACGAGCCCTGGCGACCCGCGGGGCTTCGGCCTTGGCGTGGCTCAGATGACCATGCCGCGGATCGGAACCGTCTGGTTCTATGAAGGCGAAACCCTCGGGTTTCGCATGCTACACGTCTATCTTCCGCGGCAGGATGCCGTGATCGCCTTTGGCCTGAATAGCCAACCCGACTCAAAGGAAGACCACTCCGGGAAGCTCATGATGTCGATTTACGAATCGCTGCACGCAGCAGGAGAGCTGTAG